One window of the Amycolatopsis mediterranei genome contains the following:
- a CDS encoding MGMT family protein, producing the protein MDDVLHERVREIIESVPAGTVATYGDIAALAGAPSPRMVGAILAEDGHDLPWHRILRANGTPAPHLVHDQLERLRAEGVLADGQRVDLRKYRWKPDGEGEPEGLLF; encoded by the coding sequence ATGGACGACGTTCTGCACGAGCGCGTGCGGGAGATCATCGAGTCGGTGCCGGCCGGCACGGTGGCGACGTACGGCGACATCGCGGCCCTGGCGGGCGCGCCGTCGCCGCGGATGGTCGGCGCCATCCTGGCCGAGGACGGGCACGACCTGCCGTGGCACCGGATCCTGCGCGCGAACGGCACCCCGGCACCGCACCTGGTCCACGACCAGCTGGAGCGGCTGCGGGCCGAGGGCGTCCTGGCCGACGGCCAGCGCGTCGACCTGCGGAAGTATCGGTGGAAACCGGACGGAGAGGGGGAGCCCGAGGGGTTGTTGTTTTAG